The Pleuronectes platessa chromosome 23, fPlePla1.1, whole genome shotgun sequence genome contains a region encoding:
- the LOC128430568 gene encoding LOW QUALITY PROTEIN: uncharacterized protein LOC128430568 (The sequence of the model RefSeq protein was modified relative to this genomic sequence to represent the inferred CDS: substituted 2 bases at 2 genomic stop codons), translating to MVSCCFEDVGSQAVGLPERKKTNARMDVASICLVLSATLTVQLDRSQFHRYDSIKLSCAVSGNXGETPPSXFLSRAPVAGGEVHDPCSCTIQDAYPFDSGLYWCESDGGECINTINLTVTDGKVILKSSALPVTEAEEVVLVCLYKEDEDGTTTSNFSANFYKDGVVIGTRASGKMTFPSVSKSDEGLYMCEHPTEGRSPQSWFSVISKVRAPPPPPPHPPPPPPPPSAPPPPPPPPSAPPPPPPLMSPPRLVFTILLIILYTVMLIVAVKVYTMWAKARAEAKGASERLSFS from the exons AtggtttcctgttgttttgagGATGTGGGCTCACAAGCTGTCGGATTAcctgagaggaagaagacgaACGCCAGAATGGACGTCGCATCAATCTGCCTCGTGCTTT CAGCGACACTGACCGTCCAGCTGGACAGATCCCAGTTCCATCGCTATGACTCCATCAAGCTGAGCTGTGCAGTGTCTGGAAACTGAGGAGAAACACCTCCAAGCTGATTTCTGAGCCGTGCACCAGTAGCCGGGGGCGAGGTACATGACCCCTGCTCCTGCACCATTCAGGACGCCTATCCATTTGACAGTGGCTTGTACTGGTGTGAGTCTGACGGGGGGGAGTGCATTAACACCATCAACCTCACCGTTACCG ACGGCAAAGTGATCCTGAAGAGTTCCGCTCTTCCTGTGACGGAGGCGGAGGAGGTGGTGCTTGTCTGTCTctacaaggaggacgaggacggcaCGACCACTTCTAACTTCTCTGCCAACTTCTACAAGGACGGCGTCGTCATTGGGACTCGTGCCTCAGGGAAGATGACCTTCCCGTCGGTGTCCAAGTCCGATGAAGGACTCTACATGTGTGAACACCCCACGGAAGGAAGGTCGCCGCAGAGCTGGTTCTCTGTGATCAGCAAAG tcagagctcctcctcctcctcctcctcatcctcctcctcctcctcctcctccttctgctcctcctcctcctcctcctcctccttctgctcctcctcctcctcctcctctcatgtcTCCACCCAGGCTGGTGTTTACCATCCTGCTGATCATCCTTTACACTGTGATGCTCATAGTGGCTGTGAAGGTTTACACAATGTGGGCTAAAG
- the LOC128430363 gene encoding endonuclease domain-containing 1 protein-like: MPFLLPLLALLLLSAAPTVTEVVTSMSVCNAYFLNQVPPQIRGILEGGIILDQNRYKTICQTLRNDERFVTLYDTTNKIPVFSAYKYTGKPEGPRQQQWKIEPQLEEITLNKNMELEDKSKSYTHQADTRDYVNNLGFEKGHLLPQSYGLDIIVKRATFTLTNSVPQVKSFNDGSWTNVEKCVQCVLDKYCKDANVQTEGFVVIGARPGNNFLNNKVNIPSMLWSAFCCYSSSEGAWLAGAHWGDNIEDGGRVLQTKTLDELHRELGAPSEAFPGTNCPLDTTVTHLYPSLSNNCKCPRPVSTSVSP, from the exons ATGCCGTTCCTCCTGCCGCTccttgccctcctcctcctgtctgctgCTCCCACAGTAACTGAAGTGGTGACATCGATGTCGGTCTGTAACGCATACTTTCTTAACCAAGTTCCACCACAGATCAGGGGAATCTTGGAGGGAGGGATCATCCTGGACCAGAACAGATACAAGACCATTTGCCAGACCTTGAGGAACGATGAAAGATTTGTGACACTCTACGACACCACCAACAAGATCCCAGTGTTCTCTGCTTACAAGTACACTGGGAAACCAGAGGGACCAAGACAACAACAGTGGAAGATAGAGccacag cTTGAGGAAATaaccttgaataaaaacatggagCTTGAAGACAAAAGCAAGAGCTACACTCACCAGGCCGATACGAGAGATTACGTAAACAACCTAGGATTCGAAAAAGGACATTTATTACCACAATCCTATGGTTTGGACATAATTGTAAAAAGAGCTACCTTTACCCTGACCAACAGTGTTCCTCAAGTAAAATCATTTAATGATGGAAGCTGGACTAACGTGGAGAAATGCGTTCAATGTGTCCTTGATAAATACTGCAAGGACGCAAATGTCCAAACTGAAGGCTTTGTGGTGATCGGAGCACGGCCTGGCAACAACTTCCTCAACAACAAGGTTAATATCCCCTCCATGCTCTGGTCAGCTTTCTGCTGCTACAGCAGCAGTGAGGGGGCGTGGTTAGCAGGGGCACACTGGGGTGACAACATTGAAGATGGAGGTCGAGTGCTTCAGACCAAGACCTTGGACGAACTCCATCGAGAACTGGGAGCACCATCTGAAGCATTCCCTGGAACAAACTGTCCACTCGACACCACTGTCACCCACCTTTACCCTTCTCTCAGTAATAACTGTAAGTGCCCTAGACCTGTTTCAACATCTGTATCTCCATAA
- the LOC128430362 gene encoding endonuclease domain-containing 1 protein yields the protein MPFLLPLLALLLLSAAPTVTEVVTSMSDCDQYFLNQAPPQIRGILEGGNILDQNQYKPICQTLNSSRTFVTLYDTDNKIPVFSAYKYTEKKAGRPKDIWMIEPQLEEINPEEKNMKMEEEEKNYTHQALFTDYNVNKVFSKGHLLPCSYGSEENDKSATFTLTNIVPQVDSFNSGSWTNMETCVRCVLDKYCKDANGQPESFVMIGARPGNNLLNNKVNIPSMLWSAFCCYSSSQGAWLAGAHWGDNIVENGRVLQTKTLDQLHRELGAPSEVFPGTNCPLHTTVTNLYPKLSKACKCPKPVSTSVSP from the exons ATGCCGTTCCTCCTGCCGCTccttgccctcctcctcctgtccgcCGCTCCCACAGTAACTGAAGTGGTGACATCGATGTCGGACTGTGACCAATACTTTCTTAACCAGGCTCCACCACAGATCAGGGGAATCTTGGAGGGAGGGAACATCCTGGACCAGAACCAATACAAGCCCATTTGCCAGACCTTGAATAGCTCGAGAACATTTGTGACACTCTACGACACCGACAACAAAATCCCAGTGTTCTCTGCTTACAAGTACACTGAGAAGAAAGCAGGGAGACCTAAAGACATTTGGATGATAGAaccacag CTTGAGGAAATAAATccggaggaaaaaaacatgaagatggaagaggaagagaagaactACACTCACCAGGCCCTTTTCACTGATTACAATGTCAACAAAGTTTTTAGCAAAGGGCATTTATTACCATGCTCCTATGGTTCGgaagaaaatgacaaaagcGCTACCTTTACCCTGACCAACATTGTTCCTCAAGTAGATTCATTTAATTCTGGAAGCTGGACTAACATGGAGACCTGCGTTCGATGTGTCCTTGATAAATACTGCAAGGACGCAAATGGCCAACCTGAAAGCTTTGTGATGATCGGAGCACGGCCTGGCAACAACCTCCTCAACAACAAGGTTAATATCCCCTCCATGCTCTGGTCAGCTTTCTGCTGctacagcagcagtcaggggGCGTGGTTAGCAGGGGCACACTGGGGTGACAACATTGTAGAAAATGGTCGAGTGCTGCAGACCAAGACCTTGGACCAGCTCCATCGAGAACTGGGAGCACCATCTGAAGTATTCCCTGGAACAAACTGTCCACTCCACACCACTGTCACCAACCTTTATCCTAAACTCAGTAAGGCCTGTAAGTGCCCTAAACCCGTTTCAACATCTGTATCTCCATAA